One window from the genome of Pseudonocardia hierapolitana encodes:
- a CDS encoding trypsin-like peptidase domain-containing protein, which produces MNLQEQQQRMIERYRRSADERAEIERRQVETGTAIVDSAEQVRARTERLAAGGAVGLGTIALALPDADAVQGVRLERILGVASELQGVAFLGRGSRASRTVARIAVVEGGRPAGFGSGFLVGKRLLLTNNHVLQDAATAAESFADFDVEVDNEGVAKPTVRYALAPDLLFVTNIDLDATLVAVRPRSDGELPGAVHGWNQLVARQGKIVIGEPVNVIGHPAARPKEVALRDNALLNQLDDFLHYKTDTEPGNSGSPVFNDQWEVVALHHSSVPGAGGDGWVANEGARVSVLLRWLDGIALPPAQRAVLTELGPQALPEKARTVPADSGAADRVGSITGARGEAATVAVGTRGGIRGERAGTPQVVFLHGRGTQGRDPAIMRAEWAGGLARGLAAAGRPPLDAKEVWFPHYGDTLAAMTAHGRERAVTEALGAEATTAEAYAPDDASTRAVYAALIDEAARRAGMPVGKRDVAVEGGFLGGLVSLLQGPLSWIADRSGLDEVVIATIFRDVAAYLDRDAVRIAVLDAVLETFPTDDEVVLVAHSLGTVVAMDLIERLPPGVAVPVLVTAGSPLGMDSVYKRLLSGGPRRPARVGTWLNAWAAADAVAVGCPLADTWAEVRDVLTQNRKDRAHDIDEYLSAAEVAAEIGRATATG; this is translated from the coding sequence ATGAACCTGCAGGAGCAGCAGCAGCGCATGATCGAGCGGTACCGCCGCAGCGCTGACGAGCGTGCCGAGATCGAACGCAGGCAGGTGGAGACCGGGACGGCCATCGTCGACAGCGCGGAGCAGGTCAGGGCGCGCACCGAACGTCTGGCGGCCGGCGGAGCGGTCGGGCTCGGCACGATCGCGCTCGCGCTGCCGGATGCCGACGCGGTGCAGGGGGTGAGGCTGGAGCGGATCCTGGGGGTCGCGAGCGAGCTGCAAGGCGTTGCGTTCCTCGGTCGTGGTTCGCGGGCGTCGAGGACGGTGGCGCGGATCGCGGTGGTGGAGGGTGGCCGCCCGGCCGGCTTCGGCAGCGGATTCCTGGTGGGGAAGCGGCTGCTTCTGACGAATAACCACGTATTGCAGGACGCCGCCACGGCCGCTGAGTCCTTCGCCGACTTCGACGTCGAGGTCGACAACGAAGGCGTCGCGAAACCGACCGTCCGTTATGCACTCGCGCCTGACCTGCTGTTCGTGACGAACATCGACCTGGACGCGACCCTCGTCGCGGTCCGGCCAAGGAGCGACGGGGAGCTGCCCGGCGCGGTGCACGGTTGGAACCAGCTCGTCGCACGCCAGGGAAAGATCGTGATCGGGGAGCCGGTGAACGTCATCGGCCATCCCGCCGCGCGCCCGAAGGAGGTCGCGCTGCGCGACAACGCGCTGCTCAACCAGCTCGACGACTTCCTGCACTACAAGACCGACACGGAGCCGGGCAACTCCGGCTCGCCCGTGTTCAACGACCAGTGGGAGGTCGTCGCGCTGCACCACTCGAGCGTCCCCGGCGCCGGCGGCGACGGCTGGGTCGCCAACGAGGGCGCGCGCGTCAGTGTGCTGCTGCGTTGGCTCGACGGGATCGCCCTGCCACCGGCCCAGCGGGCGGTGCTCACCGAGCTCGGGCCGCAGGCGCTGCCGGAGAAGGCCAGGACGGTACCCGCCGACTCGGGCGCGGCCGATCGGGTCGGCTCGATCACCGGCGCGCGGGGCGAGGCGGCAACGGTCGCGGTCGGCACGCGCGGGGGCATCCGCGGTGAGCGGGCAGGCACGCCGCAGGTCGTGTTCCTGCACGGTCGCGGCACGCAGGGGCGCGACCCCGCGATCATGCGCGCCGAGTGGGCAGGCGGGCTGGCCCGCGGGCTCGCGGCGGCGGGTCGCCCACCACTGGATGCCAAGGAGGTCTGGTTCCCGCACTACGGGGACACGCTCGCCGCGATGACGGCGCACGGCCGCGAGCGGGCCGTGACCGAGGCTCTCGGCGCGGAAGCGACCACCGCGGAGGCGTACGCCCCCGACGACGCGTCCACGCGTGCCGTCTACGCGGCATTGATCGACGAGGCCGCCCGCCGCGCCGGCATGCCCGTCGGCAAGCGGGATGTGGCGGTGGAGGGCGGGTTCCTCGGCGGTCTCGTCTCGCTGCTGCAGGGACCGTTGTCGTGGATCGCAGACCGCAGCGGGCTCGACGAGGTCGTGATCGCCACCATCTTCCGCGACGTCGCGGCCTATCTCGACCGTGACGCCGTGCGTATCGCCGTCCTGGACGCGGTCCTCGAGACGTTCCCCACCGACGACGAGGTCGTACTGGTCGCACACAGCCTCGGCACGGTGGTCGCCATGGACCTGATCGAGAGGCTTCCACCGGGCGTCGCGGTCCCGGTGCTCGTCACCGCGGGAAGCCCGCTCGGGATGGATTCCGTGTACAAGCGGCTCCTGTCGGGAGGCCCGAGGCGTCCCGCTCGCGTCGGCACGTGGCTCAACGCCTGGGCCGCGGCCGACGCGGTGGCCGTCGGATGCCCGCTCGCCGACACGTGGGCCGAGGTCCGGGACGTCCTCACGCAGAACCGCAAGGACCGGGCCCACGACATCGACGAGTACCTGTCCGCCGCCGAGGTGGCGGCGGAGATCGGCCGAGCGACGGCAACTGGATGA
- a CDS encoding vWA domain-containing protein, giving the protein MGRFKNGKFDLVVVANFSMSSSDATEWRRSFEKASELFWDASEGQVQYGRIFVCDESVGADSAEIILHASGDPSYGTWGKFGVPGQALHLMPYVKFQVLTHHHEMGHHVWALGEEYAADAVLEQIDTSVAAPDNATVPLVGSSFAPGALVDADAILKFGANLERRNIAANTTTSLTVSPAFSQSPTTDSDGRVQYQFPAECATATGSRFCIMENSRGAAGTLDAAGNWTPAAQPVTEFCSDSNHDADLDTQQEARNHDSCWETIVARPGYTGLAAPDPAVAGPTTGFSTPDWIVLDKQSRFAVMVDRSGSMSVGNKMTDARHGAVYWLEFCSVGNDLLSLISYDDQIDTLLGLTQVSALGGLGPTTTTINALTPRGSTNIRDALFAGRDQIESLPTRAAVQVALLITDGIHNFPTGSSPTEALDEYQEGGIRLYALGVGQPGAVDMGVLDGLAAGTGGRSFSVGDNQPNVIENAMIEINAEVRGGIITTEPALFPDSGNSGIDEIIEPPLEQGKGSVRPGQRPPLATLLDAAGVKSLESLLKRGRQRSDRIVVIPVDVESDADRASFSIVHPPKEDVWLYLVAPDGAVVDPNAGDVHHVESTSPHEFVVVDRPLPGRWLLVAVRVRPGAAFTAGVVAGGENRNLQVFASAPPWAPSATPVVIRGAARWKHQLSDIGVRANVTAPSGATWSTVLVDDEADRRNTGNYQAVYQPQEDGRYRALVTIVGSPTASIAEPFTRLSHSETDSIDSDPGAPFFVRQVVIGFDVGERRKPKPDDEIPSRPLPHRPRPTRLRSADWTRLYEN; this is encoded by the coding sequence ATGGGTCGGTTCAAGAACGGCAAGTTCGATCTTGTCGTTGTTGCTAACTTCTCCATGAGCAGCTCCGACGCCACGGAGTGGCGGCGAAGCTTCGAGAAGGCGTCCGAGCTGTTCTGGGACGCGTCGGAAGGCCAGGTTCAGTACGGCCGGATCTTCGTCTGCGACGAATCGGTCGGGGCGGACAGCGCGGAGATCATTCTGCATGCCAGCGGGGACCCGAGCTATGGCACGTGGGGAAAGTTCGGCGTTCCCGGTCAGGCCCTCCATCTGATGCCCTACGTGAAGTTCCAGGTCCTCACCCACCACCACGAGATGGGACATCACGTGTGGGCGCTGGGGGAGGAGTACGCCGCCGATGCTGTGCTCGAGCAGATTGATACGTCCGTCGCGGCACCCGACAACGCCACGGTGCCACTCGTGGGAAGCAGCTTCGCCCCGGGCGCGCTCGTGGACGCTGACGCCATTCTCAAGTTCGGTGCGAACCTCGAGCGTCGAAATATTGCTGCCAACACGACGACGTCGCTCACCGTCAGCCCCGCCTTCTCGCAGTCGCCGACGACCGATTCGGACGGACGGGTGCAGTACCAATTCCCCGCCGAGTGCGCGACGGCCACCGGGTCGCGGTTCTGCATCATGGAGAACAGTCGAGGTGCCGCCGGAACCCTGGATGCCGCAGGCAATTGGACACCTGCGGCGCAACCGGTCACCGAGTTCTGCTCCGACAGCAACCACGACGCCGATCTCGACACCCAGCAGGAAGCGCGCAACCACGACTCGTGCTGGGAGACCATTGTCGCCCGGCCCGGCTACACCGGACTCGCCGCGCCCGACCCGGCCGTTGCGGGACCGACCACGGGGTTCAGCACACCGGACTGGATCGTTCTGGACAAGCAGTCGCGTTTCGCGGTGATGGTCGACCGCTCCGGCTCGATGAGCGTGGGCAACAAAATGACCGATGCTCGCCACGGCGCCGTCTACTGGTTGGAGTTCTGCTCGGTCGGCAACGACCTTCTGTCCCTGATCTCCTATGACGACCAGATCGACACCCTGCTCGGCCTGACCCAGGTGTCCGCGCTCGGCGGGCTCGGTCCGACCACCACGACGATCAACGCGCTGACCCCGCGCGGATCCACGAACATCCGCGACGCCCTGTTCGCCGGGCGCGACCAGATCGAGAGCCTGCCCACCCGAGCCGCCGTGCAGGTCGCACTGCTGATCACCGACGGGATCCACAACTTCCCCACGGGCTCGTCGCCGACCGAGGCGTTGGACGAATACCAGGAGGGCGGCATCCGCCTGTATGCGCTGGGTGTGGGCCAGCCGGGGGCCGTGGACATGGGCGTGCTCGACGGCCTCGCCGCCGGAACCGGCGGGCGGTCATTCAGCGTAGGCGACAACCAGCCCAACGTGATCGAGAATGCGATGATCGAGATCAACGCGGAGGTGCGCGGCGGGATCATCACTACCGAGCCGGCGCTGTTCCCGGACAGCGGGAACAGCGGCATCGACGAGATCATCGAGCCGCCGCTCGAGCAGGGCAAAGGATCCGTGCGGCCGGGCCAGCGCCCGCCGCTCGCGACGCTGCTGGACGCCGCGGGAGTGAAGTCGCTGGAGAGTCTGCTCAAACGCGGTCGGCAACGTTCCGATCGGATCGTGGTGATTCCGGTCGACGTTGAGTCGGATGCCGACCGGGCGTCCTTCAGCATCGTCCACCCGCCGAAGGAGGACGTCTGGCTCTACCTGGTAGCTCCCGACGGCGCGGTCGTCGACCCGAATGCGGGCGACGTCCATCACGTCGAGAGCACTTCGCCACACGAGTTCGTCGTGGTGGATCGTCCGCTTCCCGGTCGATGGCTGCTGGTCGCCGTCCGGGTGCGACCCGGTGCCGCGTTCACCGCCGGGGTGGTGGCCGGAGGGGAGAACCGCAACCTACAGGTTTTCGCGTCGGCGCCCCCGTGGGCGCCCTCGGCAACGCCGGTGGTCATCCGCGGCGCTGCGCGCTGGAAGCACCAGTTGAGCGACATCGGTGTGCGCGCTAACGTCACCGCCCCCAGCGGCGCGACATGGAGCACCGTGCTCGTCGACGACGAGGCCGATCGCCGCAACACCGGCAACTACCAGGCGGTCTACCAGCCTCAGGAGGATGGACGGTATCGGGCGTTGGTCACGATCGTCGGATCTCCGACGGCGTCCATCGCCGAGCCCTTCACCCGGCTCAGCCACAGCGAGACCGACTCCATCGACTCCGACCCGGGCGCACCGTTCTTCGTTCGCCAAGTCGTGATCGGCTTCGACGTCGGCGAACGCCGCAAGCCGAAACCCGACGACGAGATCCCGTCCCGACCCTTGCCCCACCGACCCCGCCCGACCCGCCTGCGATCAGCGGACTGGACCCGGCTCTACGAGAACTGA
- a CDS encoding SMP-30/gluconolactonase/LRE family protein — protein MPTGRVRRRRWWSSARGVVARGDHAVPRRQPGTPGSGGTDGVIIRRRRRGSGWRCTEPGEVRRYDGVGHLDRVVAVPRPQTTSVQLSGADRRDLLITTAREGYDAARSTREPLAGRLFTARAEHPGLPYQFVECRGREVEPS, from the coding sequence GTGCCAACCGGTCGGGTCCGTCGGCGGCGGTGGTGGTCATCTGCGCGTGGCGTGGTCGCCCGAGGGGACCACGCTGTTCCACGCCGACAGCCGGGAACGCCCGGATCCGGGGGCACCGACGGCGTGATCATTCGGCGCCGCCGGCGGGGGTCTGGGTGGCGGTGTACAGAGCCGGGGGAGGTCCGCCGCTACGACGGCGTCGGGCACCTCGACCGCGTCGTCGCCGTGCCGAGGCCGCAGACGACGAGCGTGCAGCTCAGTGGTGCGGACCGACGTGACCTGCTGATCACCACGGCGCGCGAGGGCTACGACGCGGCCCGCAGCACGCGCGAACCGCTCGCCGGGCGGCTCTTCACCGCCCGCGCCGAGCATCCGGGCCTCCCGTACCAGTTCGTGGAATGCCGGGGTCGGGAGGTCGAGCCATCGTGA
- a CDS encoding carbohydrate ABC transporter permease encodes MSTSVTPGALAGTVGAPAGATSSRRARRRRRFRPAVDLPLLALLAAFILPIGWLVVLAVQPGRNIVSPDWEFGFTTANVLELLGPGRPFAAQLGNSLMIVAGTIVLCLVVGSATGYALSRLTMARWVTLTLLALSAVLPLIPPMALVPGLYVTLNSFGLLGTVQGLILLNTVFNLPFAALLMKVYFDGVPGELREAALVDGASELRVFVQVMVPLARSGLAAVAVFVGIMAWNEFLMGLVMTSGGRTSPLTVGIASLVQPYEVAWGSMAAAGALATVPIIVLAVVANRQIISGLTGGAVK; translated from the coding sequence ATGAGCACGTCCGTGACACCCGGCGCGCTCGCCGGGACGGTAGGCGCACCCGCCGGGGCGACGTCCTCGCGACGGGCGCGGCGGCGTCGCCGCTTCCGCCCCGCGGTGGACCTGCCCCTGCTCGCGCTGCTGGCGGCGTTCATCCTGCCGATCGGCTGGCTGGTGGTCCTGGCCGTGCAGCCCGGCCGCAACATCGTCAGCCCGGACTGGGAGTTCGGGTTCACCACCGCCAACGTCCTCGAGCTCCTCGGCCCCGGTCGCCCGTTCGCCGCGCAGCTCGGCAACAGCCTGATGATCGTCGCCGGGACGATCGTGCTGTGCCTGGTGGTCGGCTCGGCCACGGGCTACGCGCTGTCCCGGTTGACGATGGCCCGTTGGGTCACGCTCACGCTGCTCGCGCTCAGCGCCGTCCTCCCGCTGATCCCGCCGATGGCTCTGGTGCCCGGTTTGTACGTCACCCTCAACAGCTTCGGGCTGCTCGGGACCGTGCAGGGGCTGATCCTGCTCAACACCGTGTTCAACCTGCCGTTCGCGGCGCTGCTGATGAAGGTCTACTTCGACGGGGTGCCCGGCGAGCTGCGGGAGGCCGCACTCGTGGACGGGGCGTCGGAGCTGCGGGTGTTCGTGCAGGTGATGGTGCCGCTGGCGCGCTCGGGGCTCGCCGCCGTTGCCGTGTTCGTGGGGATCATGGCGTGGAACGAGTTCCTCATGGGGCTGGTGATGACCTCGGGTGGGCGCACCTCGCCCCTGACCGTCGGCATCGCCTCCCTCGTGCAGCCCTACGAGGTGGCGTGGGGTTCGATGGCGGCGGCGGGTGCGCTGGCCACCGTGCCGATCATCGTGCTGGCGGTGGTCGCGAACCGGCAGATCATCTCCGGGCTCACGGGAGGAGCGGTCAAGTGA
- a CDS encoding arylsulfatase, with product MRRPDVVVVLADDMGFSDLGCYGGEIRTPHIDRLGRDGVRFSAFYNTARCSPSRASLLTGLHPHQTGIGILTNGDSPRGYPGTLNDRCVTAAEVLRESGYATCLAGKWHLASEMTEPNDAWPTRRGFDRFFGTLTGCGSYYDPGTLTRGEADASAEARDPGFFYTDAIAQEAVEFVEHQAATAPDQPLFLYMAFTAPHWPLHAPEPDVAALDGVFDDGWDALRERRMKRLVDEGVLPAGTALSDRDPTQPAWADVDEQGWQVRRMQTYAAQVERMDSGVGRVVEALRAAGRLDDAVIVVLSDNGASPEDLPKGELESFRQRTDILPARTRDGRALRVGNEPAIAPGPEDTYASYGRAWANLSNTPFRFYKRWVHEGGIAAPFLVHWPAGRLAGGSIVDLPVQLVDVLPTLLDCVGVDHPETCRGRPVLPLEGRSFLPALREEHLDPVPLYWEHTGNAAVRVGRWKLVREYPGPWELYDLEVDRTELVDLAAEHPDLVAELADRWRRWADRVGVIPWDTTLALYAERGLGDEEAAG from the coding sequence GTGAGGCGCCCGGACGTGGTCGTCGTCCTCGCCGACGACATGGGGTTCTCCGACCTGGGCTGCTACGGCGGGGAGATCCGCACCCCGCACATCGACCGGCTGGGCCGGGACGGCGTGCGGTTCTCGGCCTTCTACAACACCGCGCGCTGCAGCCCGTCGCGGGCGTCCCTGCTGACCGGGTTGCACCCGCACCAGACGGGCATCGGCATCCTCACCAACGGCGACTCCCCGCGCGGCTACCCGGGCACGCTGAACGACCGGTGCGTCACCGCGGCCGAGGTGCTGCGGGAGTCCGGGTACGCGACCTGCCTCGCGGGCAAGTGGCACCTGGCGTCGGAGATGACCGAGCCGAACGACGCCTGGCCGACCCGCCGCGGTTTCGACCGCTTCTTCGGCACGCTCACCGGCTGCGGCAGCTACTACGACCCGGGCACCCTGACCCGTGGCGAGGCGGACGCGAGCGCCGAGGCACGCGACCCGGGCTTCTTCTACACCGATGCCATCGCGCAGGAGGCCGTGGAGTTCGTCGAGCACCAGGCCGCCACGGCGCCCGACCAACCGCTGTTCCTCTACATGGCGTTCACCGCGCCGCACTGGCCGTTGCACGCGCCCGAGCCGGACGTCGCCGCGCTCGACGGGGTCTTCGACGACGGCTGGGACGCGCTGCGGGAGCGGCGGATGAAGCGCCTGGTCGACGAGGGGGTACTGCCGGCGGGTACCGCGCTCAGCGATCGTGATCCCACCCAGCCCGCGTGGGCGGACGTGGACGAGCAGGGATGGCAGGTCCGCCGGATGCAGACCTACGCCGCCCAGGTCGAGCGGATGGACTCCGGCGTGGGACGGGTGGTCGAGGCGCTGCGGGCCGCCGGCCGGCTCGACGACGCGGTGATCGTGGTGCTCAGCGACAACGGCGCGTCCCCCGAGGACCTGCCGAAGGGCGAGCTGGAGAGCTTCCGCCAGCGCACGGACATCCTGCCGGCGCGCACCCGCGACGGGCGCGCACTGCGTGTCGGCAACGAGCCGGCGATCGCGCCCGGGCCCGAGGACACCTACGCCAGCTACGGCCGGGCGTGGGCCAACCTGTCGAATACCCCGTTCCGCTTCTACAAGCGGTGGGTGCACGAGGGTGGGATCGCGGCGCCGTTCCTCGTGCACTGGCCTGCCGGTCGCCTCGCGGGCGGCAGCATCGTGGACCTGCCGGTGCAGCTCGTCGACGTGCTGCCCACGCTGCTGGACTGCGTCGGGGTGGACCACCCCGAGACGTGCCGGGGGCGTCCGGTGCTCCCACTGGAGGGGCGCAGCTTCCTGCCCGCCCTGCGCGAGGAACACCTGGATCCGGTCCCGCTGTACTGGGAGCACACCGGCAACGCCGCCGTCCGCGTCGGCCGGTGGAAACTCGTGCGCGAGTACCCGGGGCCGTGGGAGCTCTACGACCTCGAGGTCGACCGCACCGAGCTGGTCGACCTCGCCGCCGAGCACCCCGACCTCGTCGCCGAGCTCGCCGACCGGTGGCGGCGCTGGGCCGATCGCGTGGGCGTCATCCCCTGGGACACGACCCTCGCGCTGTACGCCGAGCGCGGCCTCGGCGACGAGGAAGCGGCGGGCTGA
- a CDS encoding transposase, whose product MLAELPRKTCWSIAEHAGDSSPDGMQHPLNRARWNTDGVAADLHGFVAVHLGEPAGVLIVDESGDLKKGEHTVGVQRHRGSDRERPGRGLPHLCRSGRARVDRPRALSAPAAGPRTQSAGPRPGCLTRSSSPPNPRWPPR is encoded by the coding sequence ATGCTGGCGGAGCTGCCGCGCAAGACCTGCTGGAGCATCGCCGAACACGCCGGGGACTCCAGCCCGGATGGAATGCAGCACCCACTCAACCGGGCCCGCTGGAACACCGACGGTGTCGCCGCCGATCTGCACGGGTTCGTCGCGGTGCACCTCGGCGAACCCGCCGGGGTGTTGATCGTCGATGAGTCTGGGGATCTGAAGAAGGGCGAGCACACGGTCGGGGTGCAGCGCCACCGCGGGTCGGATCGAGAACGCCCAGGTCGCGGTCTACCTCACCTATGCCGGTCGGGGCGGGCACGCGTTGATCGACCGCGAGCTCTATCTGCCCCCGCAGCTGGGCCGAGGACCCAGTCCGCCGGGCCGCGGCCGGGGTGCCTGACGAGGTCGAGTTCGCCACCAAACCCGCGCTGGCCACCACGATGA
- a CDS encoding sulfatase-like hydrolase/transferase, with protein sequence MASRDAHRPNLLVVLTDDQGPWAMGHRNRDLVTPAIGELVAGGTELDRFFCASPVCSPARASLLTGRMPSAHGVHDWIRGEAYGVRDEDSYLACLTTTPEVLATAGYECGHSGKWHLGTSRHPAPGFTSWYAHRTGDGRYVGAPVWRDGRAEDEPRYLTEAITDEAVAFLEANGANDRPFYLQVNYTAPHSPWVDQHPARYTEVYDGATFDSCPREEPHPWFSWEPGPVSDAMTDPVPSLLGYFASLTAVDAGVRRLLDLLDATGARESTCVVYTSDNGFSCGHHGIWGKGNGTWPLNMWENSVRVPFVVSFPGRIAAGRVDSGLTSACDLHPTLLDLAGVAVPEDPLAAGRSVLPRLLGEETGGDEAVVVFDEYGGTRMARTAQWKYVVRRDGPEELYDLVNDPDERENRSGEQGSAIRRDELAGVLHDWFARHNAAERDAFARPVSGRGQVSPLWRGRSDAETYASAAGERHAAAPAVSRRRPP encoded by the coding sequence GTGGCGAGCCGGGATGCGCACCGACCCAACCTGCTCGTCGTGCTCACCGACGACCAGGGCCCGTGGGCGATGGGACACCGCAACCGCGACCTCGTGACGCCGGCGATAGGCGAGCTGGTCGCGGGCGGCACGGAGCTCGACCGGTTCTTCTGCGCATCGCCGGTCTGCTCACCCGCCCGGGCGTCGCTGCTCACCGGGCGCATGCCGTCGGCGCACGGGGTGCACGACTGGATCCGCGGCGAGGCGTACGGGGTGCGCGACGAGGACAGCTACCTCGCCTGCCTCACGACCACGCCAGAGGTGCTCGCAACGGCGGGATACGAGTGCGGGCACAGCGGCAAGTGGCACCTGGGTACCTCCCGGCACCCCGCGCCGGGCTTTACGAGCTGGTACGCGCACCGCACCGGGGACGGGCGCTACGTCGGCGCGCCGGTGTGGCGCGACGGCCGGGCCGAGGACGAGCCCCGCTACCTCACCGAGGCGATCACCGACGAGGCCGTCGCGTTCCTCGAGGCCAACGGGGCCAACGACCGGCCCTTCTACCTGCAGGTCAACTACACGGCCCCGCACAGCCCTTGGGTGGACCAGCACCCCGCCCGCTACACCGAGGTCTACGACGGCGCCACCTTCGACTCCTGCCCGCGGGAGGAACCGCACCCGTGGTTCAGCTGGGAACCGGGACCGGTGTCGGACGCCATGACCGACCCGGTCCCCAGCCTGCTCGGCTACTTCGCCTCACTCACCGCGGTCGACGCCGGTGTCCGGCGGCTGCTCGACCTGCTCGACGCCACGGGCGCGCGCGAGAGCACCTGCGTCGTCTACACCTCGGACAACGGGTTCAGCTGCGGCCACCACGGGATCTGGGGAAAAGGCAACGGCACCTGGCCGCTGAACATGTGGGAGAACTCCGTCCGGGTCCCGTTCGTCGTGAGCTTCCCCGGCCGCATCGCCGCCGGACGCGTCGACTCCGGCCTGACCAGCGCCTGCGACCTGCACCCGACGTTGCTCGACCTGGCCGGGGTGGCGGTTCCCGAGGACCCGCTGGCGGCAGGCCGGTCGGTCCTGCCCCGGCTGCTCGGCGAGGAGACGGGCGGAGACGAGGCGGTGGTGGTCTTCGACGAGTACGGCGGGACGCGCATGGCGCGGACGGCGCAGTGGAAGTACGTCGTCCGCCGCGACGGCCCCGAGGAGCTCTACGACCTGGTCAACGATCCGGACGAGCGGGAGAACCGGTCGGGCGAGCAGGGGAGCGCGATCAGGCGTGACGAGCTCGCAGGCGTGCTGCACGACTGGTTCGCGCGGCACAACGCCGCCGAACGCGACGCCTTCGCCCGCCCGGTGTCCGGACGCGGGCAGGTGAGCCCGCTCTGGCGGGGCCGCTCGGACGCCGAGACCTACGCCTCGGCCGCGGGGGAGCGCCATGCCGCGGCTCCGGCCGTGAGCCGTCGTCGGCCGCCGTGA
- a CDS encoding transposase: MCPRSWAEDPVRRAAAGVPDEVEFATKPALATTMIARGVEAGLPVGWVTADEVYDIDPELRANSKPCDSAICWVSAATAGSAFTAPAVVSGWEPTRSPPVWPTGAGPGSPSPVETRDPPLSAVQYNATHVPPGQFDVMPCSTFAPPQTVNDIVSRNMQAADTFGVT; encoded by the coding sequence ATCTGCCCCCGCAGCTGGGCCGAGGACCCAGTCCGCCGGGCCGCGGCCGGGGTGCCTGACGAGGTCGAGTTCGCCACCAAACCCGCGCTGGCCACCACGATGATCGCTCGCGGGGTCGAGGCCGGACTGCCCGTGGGGTGGGTCACCGCCGACGAGGTCTACGACATCGATCCCGAGCTGCGCGCCAACTCGAAGCCCTGCGACTCGGCTATCTGCTGGGTATCGGCTGCAACCGCCGGGTCAGCGTTCACGGCGCCGGCGGTGGTGTCCGGATGGGAGCCGACCAGGTCGCCGCCGGTCTGGCCAACCGGTGCTGGACCCGGGTCGCCCTCACCTGTGGAAACACGAGATCCGCCGCTTAGCGCGGTGCAGTACAACGCAACTCACGTACCGCCAGGCCAGTTTGACGTGATGCCGTGCTCCACATTTGCTCCACCTCAGACAGTCAATGACATCGTGTCACGGAACATGCAAGCAGCCGATACCTTTGGCGTGACGTGA